The Candidatus Thermoplasmatota archaeon genome contains a region encoding:
- a CDS encoding DUF72 domain-containing protein — MILVGTSGWSYDDWVGPVYPKPMAGKPEAWLSEYARRFPTVEVNSTFYRLPPPATVRAWIDKARALGGDFEYSAKVPQDVTHRAMVAGDDLAMADGVEAFHREVAKPLSERGLFGAALLQLAPRFAHGERETRSLSRCLGLLAARGIPAAVEFRNPTWVTAHVRSKSPSAAASGSASRAPPGSALDAPAGEDVLLAGEARDALREHGAALAAVDGCPWFPRVVDATGPHAYFRFHGRNPGAWETGSEEAEGGRHARYDYVYGPAELAPLADEIRAASRKVRATRAYFNNHPGGKAVRNALETMGLLGETTPHRRAGQSGLAEF, encoded by the coding sequence TTGATCCTCGTCGGCACGTCCGGCTGGTCCTACGACGACTGGGTGGGCCCCGTCTACCCAAAACCGATGGCCGGCAAGCCCGAAGCCTGGCTCTCCGAGTACGCCCGGCGCTTCCCCACGGTCGAGGTCAACAGCACCTTCTACCGCCTCCCGCCGCCCGCGACTGTGCGCGCGTGGATCGACAAGGCGCGCGCGCTTGGCGGCGACTTCGAGTACTCGGCGAAGGTCCCGCAGGACGTCACGCACCGCGCCATGGTCGCCGGCGACGATCTTGCCATGGCCGACGGCGTCGAAGCCTTCCATCGCGAGGTCGCAAAGCCGCTCTCCGAGCGCGGCCTCTTTGGCGCCGCGCTCCTGCAGCTGGCGCCGCGCTTTGCGCACGGCGAGCGTGAGACGCGCAGCCTTTCGCGGTGCCTGGGCTTGCTTGCCGCGCGCGGGATCCCGGCGGCCGTCGAGTTCCGCAATCCGACGTGGGTTACTGCGCACGTGCGCAGTAAAAGCCCCTCGGCTGCCGCCTCGGGGAGCGCGTCTCGCGCTCCGCCGGGCTCCGCGCTCGACGCGCCGGCGGGCGAGGACGTTCTGTTGGCCGGCGAAGCCCGCGACGCGCTGCGCGAGCACGGCGCCGCGCTCGCAGCCGTGGACGGCTGCCCGTGGTTCCCGCGCGTCGTCGACGCGACGGGGCCGCACGCGTACTTCCGCTTCCACGGGAGAAACCCCGGCGCGTGGGAGACGGGAAGCGAGGAGGCCGAGGGTGGACGCCACGCGCGCTACGACTACGTGTACGGCCCCGCGGAGCTTGCGCCGCTTGCCGACGAGATCCGCGCCGCGTCGCGCAAGGTCCGCGCCACGCGCGCGTACTTCAACAACCACCCCGGCGGCAAGGCCGTGCGCAACGCGCTCGAGACCATGGGCTTGCTGGGCGAGACGACGCCGCATCGGCGCGCAGGGCAGTCCGGACTTGCGGAGTTCTAG